Proteins from one candidate division KSB1 bacterium genomic window:
- a CDS encoding two-component regulator propeller domain-containing protein, with translation MKNKLFLILFFLLMANAVHSQYKNLRFTHLSTADGLSRSHVTCSSQDARGFMWFGTSNGLNRYDGYDFSIYTYHQNDPYSISHNYISSICQDADGKMWVGTSDGLNVYDHAMHHFETFKHSDEHPGSISDDQIEAIIQDRRGRLWIGTRNGGVDRYDSETGQFIHYQHEDGRSGISGNDVRVLFEDSGNRLWLGHWNGGIDIYEEQTDTFVPLFEDQRLTQSGIMDMAELDSCLWIGTQSDGLYKIDLRDLRLSAVTHYRQSGENSLASNSVLSLMPDKDGHLWIGTENGGLDVLDVNRNVFYHNQVDPFDPGGLDSQFCLFNLQGSVG, from the coding sequence TTGAAAAATAAACTATTTCTCATTCTCTTTTTCTTATTGATGGCCAACGCCGTCCATTCTCAGTACAAGAATCTTCGCTTTACGCATCTCAGTACAGCGGACGGTCTGTCGAGATCACATGTGACCTGTAGCTCCCAGGATGCCCGGGGATTTATGTGGTTCGGCACGTCGAATGGGCTGAACCGCTATGACGGATACGATTTTTCCATTTACACCTATCATCAGAATGATCCTTATTCCATCAGCCATAATTATATTTCGTCCATCTGTCAGGACGCGGACGGCAAGATGTGGGTGGGCACGAGTGACGGACTGAATGTTTATGATCATGCCATGCATCATTTTGAGACTTTTAAACACAGTGATGAGCACCCCGGCAGCATCAGTGACGATCAAATCGAGGCCATTATTCAGGACAGACGGGGCCGGCTGTGGATCGGCACCCGTAACGGTGGTGTGGACCGTTATGATTCTGAAACCGGTCAGTTTATTCATTATCAACACGAAGACGGCCGTTCCGGTATCAGCGGCAATGACGTGCGGGTTCTGTTTGAGGACAGCGGCAACCGGCTTTGGCTCGGGCATTGGAACGGCGGCATTGACATCTATGAAGAACAAACTGACACATTTGTTCCGTTGTTTGAGGATCAGCGATTGACACAGTCGGGCATCATGGATATGGCCGAACTTGACTCGTGCCTCTGGATCGGCACTCAGAGCGACGGACTGTACAAAATCGATCTGCGTGACCTGCGTTTGTCTGCTGTGACCCATTACCGGCAGTCTGGTGAAAACAGCCTGGCCAGCAACAGTGTTTTGTCGTTGATGCCAGATAAAGACGGACATCTCTGGATTGGCACGGAAAACGGCGGCCTTGATGTTCTGGACGTCAATCGAAATGTGTTTTACCACAATCAGGTGGATCCGTTTGACCCGGGCGGACTCGATTCCCAATTCTGTTTATTCAATTTACAAGGATCGGTCGGGTAA
- a CDS encoding Gfo/Idh/MocA family oxidoreductase, translating into MKTLKWGLVGCGDIAQKRVAPALRDLKTCELHAVARLHDELAEPFARTFGAETWYSDWHDLIQDPEIEAVYIATPVYLHAQQTIKAAQAGKHVLCEKPMALNSKDCDRMIEACESHHVKLGIAYYRRFYPIIQRIKEILASGEIGKPVMADAQAFRWFDKKPGEARYWLLKKDKSGGGPMMDFGCHRIEVLQNLFGTVYNTRSDLYNLQFDREVEDTAFVSMGFDNQIHGMIRVSDAVQGNRDTLDIYATQGTLRVPVLNQEILRVKSGSEERMERHPRHENAHLPLIHEFTQAVFENRDPAVTGTDGKQVSQILDEIYKQNT; encoded by the coding sequence ATGAAAACACTCAAATGGGGTCTCGTCGGATGCGGTGATATCGCGCAAAAACGCGTGGCACCGGCGCTGCGTGATTTGAAAACCTGCGAGCTGCATGCGGTGGCGCGTTTGCATGACGAACTGGCAGAGCCGTTTGCCCGCACATTCGGCGCTGAAACCTGGTACAGCGACTGGCATGACTTGATTCAGGACCCGGAAATTGAGGCGGTGTATATCGCCACGCCCGTCTATCTGCACGCGCAACAAACCATTAAAGCGGCACAAGCCGGCAAGCACGTGCTGTGCGAAAAACCGATGGCATTGAATAGCAAAGACTGCGACCGGATGATCGAGGCGTGTGAATCGCATCATGTCAAACTCGGCATTGCTTATTATCGACGATTTTATCCCATCATCCAGCGGATTAAAGAAATTCTGGCGTCCGGGGAAATCGGTAAACCGGTGATGGCGGATGCACAGGCTTTTCGCTGGTTCGATAAAAAACCGGGAGAAGCGCGTTACTGGCTGCTAAAAAAAGACAAATCCGGCGGCGGCCCCATGATGGATTTCGGCTGTCACCGCATCGAGGTGCTGCAAAATCTGTTCGGAACGGTTTATAATACCCGGTCTGATCTTTATAATCTGCAGTTTGACCGGGAGGTTGAAGACACAGCGTTTGTGTCCATGGGATTTGACAACCAGATTCACGGCATGATCCGGGTGTCCGATGCGGTGCAGGGAAACCGCGACACCCTCGATATTTACGCCACACAGGGTACACTGCGCGTTCCGGTACTCAATCAAGAAATTCTGCGCGTCAAATCCGGATCAGAGGAGCGAATGGAACGGCATCCGCGTCACGAGAACGCACATCTTCCCCTGATCCACGAATTCACACAGGCTGTTTTTGAAAACAGAGACCCCGCGGTGACCGGCACTGACGGTAAACAGGTTTCTCAAATACTGGATGAAATCTATAAACAAAACACATAA
- a CDS encoding MG2 domain-containing protein — MRSILVCILSLLLFISCTDSFKDQWKEKDSAESIDLAGSIVSTPAQTLKTTASITLIFNQSMVPEHFKDKVLDQSPFKFKPAIQGEARWVDPSTLTFKPAEALPPGVSYTGKLIGSRALPGKTGSDFTFSFKTAEQDINTFDWSFKPADGAPHQVRLQAGIEFAQKVDPEKLNNDLKGTINSKPLKLRAETADDGRHAYEIISEPVQRGERVQYVTLKLPSDYTADNKPWSQTLILPEAHTFKVITHTHKSQPGDELKTYGFRFSDPIAKDRDLSGYVSIDPAVDYELSLSDNYLLLKGKFIPGREYVIHIRKGFKSALNTQLQNDYKAAFRLANQKPKIEWLSEGVFLPPANDYRLQFKSINVGKMRVEVHEIFPQNQGFFLQNNMLGGDQKRYVNDLNRVAEQIYNKELHLDAERNTWMRGELDLSPVFSDKTNAMFVVTCQFNRDDLVGRPTNNENSVSADELYYPDTGYYDNPDRYGYYRENGTRLKVLISSNIGLSLKKADDGLHLYAAELSDAKPVSGLTLTLYTYQNKALQTRQTDKDGHAHFTADDGYYIKGVNDQGIAVIKLNQSGWETSTFDVSGVSRGQDGINPFIYTDRGVYRPGDTIHLSAILRTNTETPPAQQPILLKVFNPHNQMTHELKTQSGEFGHCSFELSTPPGAPTGNWRAELEFAGQTFTHWLKIERLSPNRLKVNLMLPDTVTGRPPVLNGNVTSQYLFGAPASRLRVQVEASLSQASFSVPGYEHYSFTDEEDRFSPREHTLLSDTLNEQGTINFDYTFSQSVQQAKLVRAHVNATVYERGGGFTREQQSMLIKPVDSVVGIRRPDSQYLRTGQDYEFPVIVTTFDGQPVSGHNLRVSHYINRNYWWWEYYRNRDKTFRKLDNTFEVESKTLKSATNPLAFRTLVDEEGLHMIRVEDLQTGQSASVTFSASQWGRQAQPDEQTDQPFLNLTLNQDRFAPGDKAELSFTTPDKGLYLFTLEQDERILLQKVGSVDKERTKIGFKITQDMIPNCYASLSLIQPHEHKDNDLPRRIFGIQPVFVESPQTRLNVRMTAPETVRPGESFRIDIANPNRKAISATLAIVDEGLLNLTDFTTPDPWEHYFKKLRLGVTTLDTWDEILGVLLPDMNVYFSIGGGYAEAMAKRAGAGLAELENIQRFKPVVFFKGPFSIKPGKTKALSFDMHNTIGSVRAMLTACSGHAYAAQDADIRVKSPLMVLPTIPRFARPGDKFYVPVTVFAHDENIRNVTVECRTSDLLNIRDSTRKSLTFKGTGEKDVIFDIQADERIGGSELTVQAESGREQASAQAEFPVRPFNPFYTRVTDTTAQDQPVVLTPEKIGLPGTNSATLAFTRIPDIQLQKRFKRVIRYPYGCLEQTVSTGMAQLYIDNVMDVSEQEAQAIQNNITQTIDKLPSFQIKQGFSFWPVNEYYKQRYSDWGSIYAGHFLVLAEQLGYHIPASLLRRWRQSAQSQAGEVREDHRYQAYRLYVLSLAGHPHHGAMNLMRETLLPELDPLSQSLLAAAYALSGEQAAANDIQKQIDTSISPYREMSGTFGSVIRDQALMTCCALDMQDVKAAAGHVRAFSKQFSATGWYSTHDIGSALLASSKFYAQSSLSQGSVEFSVQTGDNAAKDFILNDYQMSMDVSDAYAKAITVTPKSDAPLFITLFEEGIPLKDIIPAQQQGVKLARAFYGKEGHEISVEALSQGQPFWVRYQVINQSGNPLEELALSSLLPAGWEIINPRLTQQNLPTWIQSYNPDNGEYMDIRDDRVNWFFDLHRGQKNFFIQVNPTFAGTYTLPPVTVEAMYSPEVSAAIESGEVEVKPAF, encoded by the coding sequence ATGAGATCAATACTCGTATGTATTCTGTCTCTACTGTTGTTCATCAGCTGTACAGATTCATTCAAAGATCAATGGAAAGAAAAAGACAGCGCTGAATCGATTGATTTGGCCGGATCCATCGTATCCACACCGGCCCAAACCCTTAAAACCACAGCTTCGATCACGCTAATTTTCAACCAATCCATGGTTCCGGAACACTTTAAAGACAAAGTACTGGATCAATCACCGTTCAAATTCAAGCCTGCCATCCAGGGTGAAGCGCGATGGGTTGATCCCTCCACGCTCACGTTTAAACCTGCCGAAGCGCTGCCCCCGGGTGTATCCTATACCGGCAAACTGATCGGCAGCCGCGCATTGCCTGGCAAAACCGGCAGTGATTTCACCTTTAGCTTTAAAACCGCAGAACAGGACATCAACACATTCGACTGGTCATTCAAGCCCGCAGACGGCGCGCCGCATCAGGTGCGGCTGCAGGCCGGAATAGAGTTTGCCCAAAAAGTTGATCCGGAAAAGCTGAACAACGATCTCAAAGGCACGATCAACTCAAAGCCGCTCAAGCTCCGGGCCGAGACAGCCGATGACGGCCGGCATGCATACGAGATCATTTCCGAGCCGGTACAGCGCGGTGAACGCGTGCAGTATGTCACATTAAAGCTACCCTCCGATTATACAGCCGACAACAAACCCTGGAGCCAAACCCTGATCCTGCCGGAAGCCCATACGTTCAAGGTGATCACGCATACCCATAAAAGCCAGCCCGGAGATGAACTCAAAACATACGGCTTTCGATTTTCCGATCCCATTGCAAAAGATCGGGATTTGAGCGGTTATGTGAGCATTGATCCGGCTGTTGATTATGAATTGAGTCTATCAGACAATTATCTTTTGCTCAAAGGCAAATTCATCCCCGGCCGCGAATACGTGATTCACATTCGCAAAGGATTTAAAAGTGCACTGAACACGCAATTGCAGAATGATTATAAAGCGGCGTTCCGCCTGGCCAATCAAAAACCCAAAATCGAATGGCTCTCGGAAGGTGTTTTTCTGCCGCCTGCCAATGACTATCGTCTGCAGTTTAAAAGCATAAATGTCGGAAAAATGCGTGTAGAGGTGCACGAAATATTTCCGCAAAATCAGGGATTTTTTCTGCAGAACAACATGCTCGGGGGTGATCAGAAACGCTACGTCAATGACCTGAACCGGGTGGCGGAACAGATTTACAACAAAGAACTGCACCTGGACGCGGAACGCAACACCTGGATGCGCGGTGAACTTGACCTGAGTCCGGTGTTTAGCGATAAAACCAATGCCATGTTTGTGGTCACCTGTCAATTTAACCGCGATGACCTGGTCGGCAGACCGACAAACAATGAAAATTCGGTATCCGCCGACGAACTGTATTATCCGGATACCGGTTATTATGACAATCCCGACCGCTACGGCTATTATCGCGAGAACGGCACCCGACTCAAAGTGCTGATTTCATCCAACATCGGTCTATCGCTTAAAAAAGCCGATGACGGTCTGCATCTGTACGCTGCTGAACTATCCGATGCCAAACCGGTCTCCGGCCTGACTCTGACCCTGTATACCTATCAGAACAAGGCGCTTCAAACCCGGCAAACCGATAAGGACGGGCATGCGCATTTTACAGCAGATGACGGATATTACATCAAGGGCGTCAATGATCAGGGAATTGCCGTGATCAAACTGAATCAGTCGGGCTGGGAAACGTCTACCTTTGATGTATCCGGTGTCAGCCGCGGACAGGACGGCATCAATCCTTTTATTTACACCGACCGCGGTGTGTATCGGCCGGGTGATACGATACATCTGTCCGCGATTCTGCGTACGAACACCGAAACTCCGCCCGCCCAACAGCCGATTCTGCTCAAAGTGTTCAATCCTCACAACCAGATGACGCATGAACTGAAAACCCAAAGCGGTGAGTTTGGCCATTGTTCCTTTGAGCTATCGACCCCACCCGGTGCGCCCACCGGCAACTGGCGCGCTGAACTGGAATTTGCCGGACAGACCTTTACTCACTGGTTGAAAATCGAACGGTTAAGCCCCAACCGGCTCAAGGTGAATCTAATGCTGCCGGATACCGTCACCGGACGGCCGCCGGTATTGAACGGCAACGTAACATCCCAATACCTGTTCGGCGCTCCGGCATCGCGGCTGCGCGTTCAGGTCGAGGCGTCTCTGTCCCAAGCCTCGTTCAGCGTGCCCGGCTATGAACACTATTCGTTTACGGATGAAGAAGACCGGTTCTCGCCCCGTGAACACACGCTCCTGTCGGATACCCTGAATGAACAGGGAACTATTAACTTTGATTATACCTTTTCCCAATCCGTGCAACAGGCCAAGCTGGTGCGCGCCCATGTCAATGCCACGGTCTATGAGCGCGGCGGGGGGTTCACCCGCGAGCAGCAGTCCATGCTCATCAAACCGGTGGACAGTGTGGTGGGAATCCGGCGCCCGGATTCGCAGTATCTGCGTACCGGTCAGGATTATGAATTTCCCGTGATCGTCACCACATTCGACGGTCAGCCGGTCTCCGGTCACAACCTGCGGGTCTCACATTACATCAACCGCAATTACTGGTGGTGGGAATACTATCGCAACCGCGATAAAACATTCAGGAAACTGGACAACACCTTTGAGGTGGAAAGCAAAACTCTGAAATCCGCAACCAATCCGCTGGCGTTTCGAACCCTGGTGGATGAAGAAGGTCTTCACATGATCCGTGTCGAAGACCTGCAGACCGGCCAGAGCGCGTCCGTCACCTTTAGCGCCTCGCAATGGGGACGTCAGGCGCAGCCGGACGAACAAACCGATCAGCCGTTCCTGAATCTCACCCTGAATCAGGACCGCTTTGCGCCGGGTGACAAGGCGGAACTCAGCTTTACCACTCCGGATAAAGGCCTGTATTTGTTTACCCTCGAACAGGACGAACGCATCCTGCTGCAAAAAGTGGGATCCGTGGACAAGGAACGCACGAAAATCGGGTTTAAAATCACGCAGGACATGATCCCCAACTGCTATGCGTCCCTGAGTTTGATCCAGCCGCACGAACACAAGGACAACGATCTGCCGCGGCGCATTTTCGGCATCCAGCCTGTGTTCGTGGAATCGCCGCAGACGCGCCTGAATGTGCGGATGACGGCTCCTGAAACGGTGCGTCCGGGCGAGTCGTTCCGCATCGACATTGCCAATCCCAACCGCAAAGCGATTTCCGCTACCCTGGCGATCGTGGACGAAGGGCTGCTAAATTTGACAGATTTTACAACGCCCGATCCCTGGGAGCACTATTTCAAAAAACTGCGTCTCGGTGTGACCACACTGGATACCTGGGATGAGATTCTGGGTGTGCTCCTTCCGGATATGAACGTGTATTTCTCCATCGGCGGCGGCTATGCCGAGGCGATGGCCAAACGCGCCGGGGCGGGACTCGCAGAACTGGAAAATATCCAACGCTTCAAACCGGTGGTGTTTTTCAAAGGCCCGTTCAGTATAAAACCGGGTAAAACAAAAGCTCTTTCCTTTGATATGCACAACACTATCGGCTCGGTACGCGCCATGCTCACCGCCTGCAGCGGCCATGCTTATGCTGCGCAGGACGCGGATATCCGGGTCAAGAGTCCATTGATGGTGCTGCCCACCATTCCGCGTTTCGCGCGTCCCGGCGACAAATTTTATGTGCCTGTGACGGTGTTTGCCCATGACGAGAATATCCGCAACGTTACTGTCGAATGCCGAACCTCGGACCTGCTCAACATCCGGGACAGCACGCGCAAATCCCTGACCTTTAAAGGAACCGGTGAAAAAGACGTGATCTTTGACATACAAGCTGATGAACGCATCGGCGGCTCCGAGCTGACCGTTCAGGCCGAATCCGGCCGTGAGCAGGCGTCGGCGCAGGCCGAGTTTCCGGTGCGGCCGTTCAATCCGTTCTATACCCGGGTCACCGATACCACGGCTCAGGACCAGCCGGTGGTATTAACTCCGGAAAAAATCGGCTTGCCGGGCACCAACTCGGCGACCCTGGCGTTCACCCGCATTCCCGACATCCAGCTGCAGAAACGTTTTAAACGCGTGATCCGTTATCCCTACGGCTGCCTGGAACAAACCGTATCCACCGGCATGGCACAGTTGTATATTGACAATGTCATGGACGTCAGTGAACAGGAAGCTCAAGCCATCCAGAACAATATCACTCAAACCATTGATAAACTGCCGTCGTTTCAGATCAAACAGGGATTTTCGTTCTGGCCGGTGAACGAGTATTACAAACAGCGCTACTCGGACTGGGGCTCTATTTATGCGGGACATTTTCTGGTGCTCGCCGAACAACTGGGCTATCACATCCCGGCATCGCTCCTTCGGCGCTGGCGGCAAAGCGCGCAAAGCCAGGCCGGAGAGGTCCGGGAAGATCATCGCTATCAGGCATACCGGCTGTATGTATTGTCCCTCGCCGGGCATCCGCATCACGGCGCCATGAACCTGATGCGTGAAACCCTGCTGCCGGAGCTGGATCCGCTGTCCCAATCACTGCTGGCCGCAGCATACGCCCTGTCCGGCGAACAGGCGGCGGCCAACGATATTCAGAAACAGATCGACACCTCGATTTCTCCGTATCGGGAAATGAGCGGCACCTTTGGTTCTGTGATCCGCGATCAGGCGCTCATGACCTGCTGCGCTCTGGATATGCAGGACGTGAAAGCAGCCGCCGGACATGTGCGCGCCTTTAGCAAGCAGTTCAGCGCCACAGGCTGGTATTCTACGCATGATATCGGATCTGCGCTATTGGCATCGTCTAAATTTTACGCGCAATCATCCCTGTCACAGGGCAGTGTGGAATTCAGCGTGCAGACCGGTGACAATGCCGCCAAAGATTTTATTCTGAACGATTACCAGATGTCCATGGACGTCAGCGATGCCTATGCCAAAGCGATCACTGTGACGCCAAAATCCGATGCGCCGCTATTTATCACGCTGTTCGAGGAAGGCATACCTCTAAAGGATATCATTCCGGCGCAGCAGCAGGGTGTCAAGCTGGCGCGCGCGTTTTACGGCAAAGAGGGACACGAAATATCCGTCGAGGCTCTGTCCCAGGGACAGCCGTTCTGGGTCCGTTACCAGGTGATTAATCAGAGTGGAAATCCGCTTGAGGAACTGGCCCTGTCGAGTCTGCTGCCGGCCGGCTGGGAGATCATCAATCCGCGCCTGACACAGCAGAACCTACCGACCTGGATTCAATCTTACAATCCGGATAACGGCGAGTATATGGACATCCGCGACGACCGGGTCAACTGGTTCTTTGATCTGCACCGCGGTCAGAAAAACTTTTTTATCCAGGTGAATCCCACATTCGCCGGCACGTATACCCTGCCGCCGGTGACGGTGGAAGCCATGTATTCGCCGGAGGTGTCGGCCGCGATTGAATCCGGTGAGGTTGAGGTCAAGCCGGCGTTTTAA
- a CDS encoding glycoside hydrolase family 2 TIM barrel-domain containing protein: MNTKQFAMIQTVLILAVITLIFLATACNTNQSPIPVEIREENGRFELYRDGKPYFIKGVGGWGHLDLLVSIGGNSVRTWGTGERTMALLDKAHEKGLSVCLGLDMQRERHGFDYNDEQAVAQQLERMRAEVLKYKDHPAVLMWGVGNELGLNYTNPQVWNAVNDVSKMIHDLDPHHPTTTMTAGVVEERMQEIKQRCTDLDLLAVNAYGSLARLTEDVRKTGWEKAYIVTEWGPTGHWAAPRTEWDVAIEETSTEKRKAYYKHYQQAIASDTSRCLGSYAFLWGQKQERTHTWYGMFMENGDPLEVIDAMQRNWTGEWPEHRSPSIDSVRLDGQQAIDDISVQPGEPVEAVVYSHAADSQSVQIEWEIYHESTDLKSGGDREGKPAKVENRFEQNHTVQARFKAPQQPGPYRIFVYIKDPDINRTATANIPFYVNQ; the protein is encoded by the coding sequence ATGAATACAAAACAATTTGCAATGATCCAAACAGTCCTGATTTTGGCTGTAATAACCCTGATTTTTCTGGCAACCGCATGCAATACCAATCAAAGCCCCATCCCGGTTGAAATCCGCGAGGAAAACGGCCGCTTTGAACTGTATCGGGACGGAAAACCCTACTTTATTAAAGGCGTAGGCGGCTGGGGACATCTGGACCTGCTGGTCTCCATCGGCGGCAATTCCGTCCGAACCTGGGGAACCGGAGAGCGCACCATGGCCCTGCTGGACAAGGCGCATGAAAAAGGCCTGTCTGTCTGTTTAGGGCTGGACATGCAACGCGAACGTCACGGGTTTGACTATAACGATGAACAGGCCGTGGCGCAGCAGCTGGAGCGCATGCGCGCCGAGGTTCTGAAATACAAGGATCACCCGGCCGTGTTGATGTGGGGTGTTGGCAATGAACTGGGACTCAATTACACCAACCCTCAAGTCTGGAACGCGGTGAACGATGTATCGAAAATGATCCATGACCTGGATCCGCATCATCCCACCACCACCATGACCGCAGGCGTTGTTGAGGAGCGCATGCAGGAGATCAAGCAACGCTGCACAGACCTCGATCTGCTGGCAGTCAATGCCTACGGCAGTCTGGCCCGACTAACTGAGGATGTAAGGAAAACCGGCTGGGAAAAAGCCTATATCGTCACCGAATGGGGGCCCACCGGACACTGGGCGGCGCCGCGCACGGAATGGGATGTGGCCATTGAAGAGACTTCGACTGAAAAACGAAAGGCGTATTACAAGCATTACCAACAGGCCATCGCAAGTGACACCAGCCGCTGTCTCGGTTCTTATGCGTTTCTGTGGGGACAAAAACAGGAGCGCACGCATACCTGGTACGGCATGTTTATGGAAAACGGCGATCCCCTGGAAGTGATCGATGCCATGCAGCGCAACTGGACCGGCGAATGGCCGGAGCACCGCTCCCCGAGTATTGATTCGGTGAGACTGGACGGACAACAAGCCATTGATGATATTTCTGTACAACCCGGTGAACCGGTCGAGGCTGTGGTCTATTCGCATGCCGCGGATTCTCAATCGGTTCAGATCGAATGGGAGATTTACCACGAAAGCACGGATCTGAAATCCGGCGGCGACCGCGAAGGCAAACCCGCCAAAGTAGAAAACCGTTTTGAGCAGAATCACACCGTCCAAGCCCGATTCAAAGCGCCGCAACAGCCGGGTCCCTATCGCATTTTTGTGTATATCAAAGACCCCGACATTAACCGCACCGCTACCGCCAATATTCCGTTTTATGTGAACCAGTAA